The Patagioenas fasciata isolate bPatFas1 chromosome 3, bPatFas1.hap1, whole genome shotgun sequence genome contains a region encoding:
- the GREM2 gene encoding gremlin-2, with the protein MIWKFALSVFLMSALVRVTDTRKNRPAGAIPSPYKDSSSNHSERRQQLNKEVLASSQEALVVTERKYLKSDWCKTQPLRQTVSEEGCISRTIINRFCYGQCNSFYIPRHVKKEEESFQSCAFCKPHKVTSSTVQLECPELDPPFRLKKIQKVKQCRCMSVNLNNSGKL; encoded by the coding sequence ATGATTTGGAAATTTGCCTTGTCCGTTTTTCTGATGTCAGCGCTGGTTCGAGTAACAGACACTAGGAAAAACCGTCCTGCCGGCGCCATTCCCTCCCCTTACAAAGACAGCAGCAGCAACCACTCGGAGCGGAGGCAGCAGCTGAATAAGGAGGTACTGGCCTCTAGCCAGGAGGCCCTGGTGGTCACTGAAAGAAAGTACCTCAAGAGCGACTGGTGCAAGACGCAACCCCTGCGACAGACTGTCAGCGAGGAGGGCTGCATAAGCCGCACCATCATCAACCGTTTCTGCTATGGGCAGTGCAACTCCTTCTACATACCACGGCACGTGAAAAAGGAGGAGGAGTCCTTCCAGTCCTGTGCTTTCTGCAAGCCTCACAAGGTCACCTCTTCGACTGTGCAGCTGGAGTGTCCTGAGCTGGACCCACCTTTCCGACTCAAGAAAATTCAGAAGGTCAAGCAGTGCCGGTGCATGTCTGTGAATCTTAACAACTCGGGCAAACTGTGA